In Phlebotomus papatasi isolate M1 chromosome 1, Ppap_2.1, whole genome shotgun sequence, the following proteins share a genomic window:
- the LOC129809417 gene encoding protein mahjong isoform X2 → MASPLNQDTVLQGRDLSLIFRLWEERHATPGFDPSPILTRLAELIEEETEIYMQKDPDPFDERHPSRTDPDCELGRMLKLLFRKDNFMTRLMNDYFRDNFFTRQSISKSSMELNVAACRLILVIMPGLETSVVFQREHDYLIHRLYSWAENSIEPLQSYATGLLAASMEVQETATGFRDQNTQLLPIMLKRLHTLQAAKVVYQYPKVTATENTSSATNLEIHDDTAMDTDGPSDEHLGGGSAPTSPEAGKSTTSPKIPNGSISKFRNSINLNTLLQNELSTSNTENKFHVRNTIPIHPPTTATSQMLILRYLASMGEYQEFLGQVFENNAMALIFKYIEKLDPKETCMAFEALKYLASLLCHKKFSIEFVANGGLQRLLQVPRPSIAATGVSIALYYLAYCEDAMERICLMPPKLISELVTYALWLLGCSHDSGRCHATMFFGLSFQFKVILDEFDSQDGLRKLYNVISVLPILSSNDDVNLNDDEECAARQLVRHVCVSLKKYMESHLYFKYAQVTRQQSPSNTYGMQPQFRAPKCNPEVISDQVRMLQEMLPVRAHWAPVDKLLDYGGITILIRIIALTYDWNYSGRFETCRAETVRSAFDALSICCVMPKVHQVFCERLELPDGASTTGMNVTLGGAEGEIVADAEVQKSALAVLVHCVCAPIHRPSGIVIRFGSAKKKSSVNKISEEIIQAIWECVRSTNGIIVLLSLMQIKAPITDADCIRGMACRALAGLARSDTVKQIISKLPLFTNGQLQSLMRDPILQEKRTEHVQFQKYALELMERVSGKTKTSNSQFDASLANIHKANVVAQTKIQFNENQLYQLIHQHLLSRGLSEAASTLQREAGLLTVNNQQQQRSMLHLSPYSFRSPTSVHVSRSRLRTNKFNESSGNSSALLSSGSFSNAESLQGSVQNPVNGKMDVEESFVSASTPIKLIKKTAPVSNPTNQPNTKESQNSSQRSLQKQISSSDSFSVSTNQREMTSYQPSSSITLETIITEYLTNQHALCKNPMSTCPQFDLFVPHKCPDPRPNKISGMCLNFADRFFRRHAGFNSRRLDRRLVHSNFCSTRTIRSQEPDLFFTCCDFFPCSSNVVVGCFNGEVKVYNINDNTEEFSYACHDSNVSSLKLSRDGKFLLTSSQWQSPPFNSTVWRVENRQFEFLWSALDEDYCEFSNVTQDKVLCTKGEVATIYDLHTGGNSQTFEPKVSNHYTRNRATFCPTDELILSDGVLWDVRSQVQIHKFDKLNQTLSGVFHPNGLEVVSNTEVWDLRTFHLLRTVPILDQCQTIFSPQNVIYAISVEQDTNLEDNYGFESSFKTLDSYDYTSIATVDVKRNIHDLVVNKYGSTIAVVENNGDYDSVEQSVIRLYNVGRKKNVEDEVEDEDDESEGSEDGTISDTESVEALLRDNDRDMGGENDNAEGGNNEGGGDRRQGNRRRRRRQGARRNFMRVLGLSPRSTSSSDDSGSELSLMSDSNNDEQQDEQEQENQAEAEDLFIPEQDDDSWTSVSD, encoded by the exons ATGGCATCACCACTGAATCAGGATACTGTACTCCAGGGAAGAGATTTATCATTGATTTTTCGTCTGTGGGAGGAGAGGCACGCCACTCCGGGCTTCGATCCATCTCCCATTCTCACAAG ACTAGCTGAGTTGATTGAAGAGGAAACAGAGATTTACATGCAGAAAGATCCTGATCCTTTCGATGAACGTCATCCGTCACGGACAGATCCAGATTGTGAACTTGGGCGAATGCTAAAATTGCTCTTTCGCAAAGACAATTTTATGACAAGG CTGATGAATGATTACTTCCGAGACAACTTCTTCACACGTCAGAGCATTTCTAAGAGTTCAATGGAGCTCAATGTTGCGGCATGTCGGTTGATTCTGGTGATAATGCCGGGTTTGGAGACATCAGTGGTGTTTCAACGTGAGCATGATTATCTTATTCATCGCCTGTACTCTTGGGCTGAGAACAGTATTGAACCCCTGCAGAGCTATGCCACGGGCCTTCTGGCAGCTTCGATGGAGGTTCAGGAGACTGCCACGGGATTTCGTGATCAGAATACACAATTGCTGCCCATAATGCTGAAGCGTCTGCACACACTCCAAGCGGCCAAGGTGGTTTATCAATATCCCAAAGTCACAGCCACTGAGAACACATCATCGGCAACTAATCTGGAAATTCATGATGATACAGCAATGGACACCGATGGACCATCAGATGAACATCTCGGTGGTGGTTCTGCCCCAACGAGTCCAGAAGCTGGAAAATCCACCACAAGTCCCAAAATACCAAATGGAAGTATCTCCAAATTTCGCAATTCCATCAATCTCAACACTCTTCTGCAGAATGAATTGAGCACTAGCaatacagaaaataaatttcatgttCGCAACACAATTCCAATTCATCCACCTACAACGGCAACCAGTCAAATGCTAATCCTGCGCTATTTAGCCTCAATGGGGGAGTACCAGGAGTTTCTGGGGCAAGTATTTGAGAATAATGCCATGGCATTGATTTTCAAGTACATTGAGAAGTTAGATCCCAAAGAGACCTGCATGGCATTCGAGGCACTCAAATATCTGGCTTCTCTGCTCTGTCACAAGAAGTTTTCCATTGAATTTGTGGCCAATGGTGGTCTCCAGAGACTTCTACAGGTACCCCGGCCTAGTATTGCTGCCACAGGAGTCTCAATAGCCCTCTACTATTTGGCTTACTGTGAAGATGCCATGGAGAGAATTTGTCTGATGCCACCAAAATTGATTTCTGAGCTAGTGACATACGCTCTGTGGCTTTTGGGATGTTCTCATGATTCTGGACGGTGTCATGCAACAATGTTCTTCGGTTTGTCCTTCCAGTTCAAGGTGATTCTGGATGAATTTGACAGTCAAGATGGCTTGAGGAAGCTCTACAATGTCATCTCAGTGCTCCCCATATTGTCCAGTAATGACGACGTCAATCTCAATGACGATGAGGAGTGTGCAGCTCGTCAGCTAGTGCGACATGTGTGTGTGTCTCTCAAGAAGTACATGGAGAGTCACCTGTACTTCAAGTATGCCCAAGTGACGCGGCAGCAGTCGCCATCCAACACCTATGGCATGCAACCACAGTTCAGGGCTCCGAAGTGCAATCCTGAGGTCATCAGTGATCAAGTGAGAATGCTGCAGGAGATGTTGCCAGTGAGAGCGCACTGGGCACCAGTAGATAAACTTCTGGATTATGGAGGTATCACCATTTTAATAAGGATTATTGCTCTTACATACGACTGGAACTACAGCGGCCG TTTTGAAACTTGCAGGGCCGAAACTGTTCGATCAGCTTTCGATGCACTATCGATCTGTTGTGTGATGCCTAAGGTTCATCAGGTATTTTGTGAGCGGCTCGAGTTGCCGGATGGTGCATCAACAACGGGAATGAATGTGACCTTGGGAGGAGCTGAAGGTGAAATTGTAGCTGATGCTGAAGTACAAAAGTCCGCTCTTGCAGTTTTGGTTCATTGTGTCTGTGCTCCGATCCATAGG CCAAGTGGAATTGTCATAAGATTTGGTTCAGCAAAGAAAAAGTCATCGGTAAATAAGATTTCTGAGGAGATTATTCAGGCGATATGGGAATGTGTTAGAAGTACCAATGGGATAATTGTTTTGCTATCGCTGATGCAGATTAAAGCACCAATCACAGATGCTGATTGTATACGTGGGATGGCTTGTAGGGCTCTGGCGGGATTAGCAAGATCGGATACTGTGAAACAGATAATTAGTAAATTGCCATTGTTTACAAATGGTCAACTGCAGAGTCTCATGCGAGATCCAATTCTGCAGGAGAAGCGAACAGAACATGTGCAATTTCAGAAGTATGCATTGGAATTGATGGAACGCGTTTCGGGGAAGACAAAGACAAGTAATAGTCAATTTGATGCATCCTTGGCCAATATTCACAAGGCAAATGTTGTAGCACagacaaaaattcaatttaatgagAATCAGCTGTATCAGTTGATTCATCAGCATTTGCTGTCACGTGGACTTTCGGAGGCTGCTTCAACACTGCAGAGAGAAGCTGGATTGCTGACGGTTAACAATCAACAGCAGCAGCGATCAATGCTACATCTATCTCCGTATAGTTTTCGATCGCCGACTTCTGTGCATGTATCCAGAAGTCGCCTAAGaaccaataaattcaatgaatccAGTGGAAATTCATCTGCTTTGCTGAGCAGTGGATCATTCAGCAATGCTGAATCACTTCAAGGTTCAGTACAGAATCCAGTTAATGGGAAGATGGATGTCGAGGAGTCTTTTGTCAGTGCAAGTACACCAATAAAATTGATCAAGAAAACAGCTCCAGTTAGTAATCCAACAAATCAACCCAATACCAAGGAATCACAAAATAGCAGCCAGAGATCACTGCAGAAGCAGATAAGTTCGTCGGATTCATTCAGTGTTTCGACAAATCAACGTGAAATGACCAGCTATCAGCCATCAAGTAGCATAACACTGGAAACAATAATAACGGAATATCTGACCAATCAACATGCTCTTTGCAAGAATCCCATGTCAACATGTCCACAATTTGATCTGTTTGTACCGCACAAATGTCCAGATCCCCGTCCCAATAAAATTTCCGGAATGTGCCTCAATTTTGCCGATCGATTCTTCAGACGTCATGCTGGATTCAATTCAAGGCGCTTAGATCGACGTTTGGTACATTCAAATTTTTGCTCAACCCGAACTATACGGTCCCAGGAGCCGGATCTCTTTTTCACATGCTGTGACTTCTTTCCATGTTCCTCAAATGTCGTCGTGGGATGTTTCAATGGGGAAGTTAAAGTTTACAATATCAATGACAATACTGAAGAATTCTCCTATGCCTGTCATGATTCCAATGTCAGCAGTCTCAAACTCAGTCGCGATGGAAAGTTCCTACTGACGTCGTCTCAGTGGCAATCACCTCCGTTCAATTCTACAGTGTGGAGAGTGGAAAATCGTCAGTTTGAATTTCTCTGGTCGGCTCTTGATGAGGATTACTGTGAATTTAGCAATGTGACTCAGGACAAAGTACTCTGCACGAAGGGTGAAGTTGCGACAATTTATGATCTTCATACAGGTGGCAATTCACAGACATTTGAGCCCAAAGTCTCCAATCATTACACGAGGAATCGAGCCACTTTCTGTCCAACTGATGAACTCATCCTGTCAGATGGGGTTCTGTGGGATGTCAGGAGTCAAGTtcaaattcacaaatttgacAAACTCAATCAAACCCTCTCCGGAGTCTTTCATCCCAATGGCTTGGAAGTGGTGTCGAATACAGAAGTATGGGATCTGAGAACGTTTCATCTGTTGCGAACTGTGCCAATACTTGATCAGTGCCAGACAATTTTTTCACCGCAGAATGTCATCTATGCCATTAGTGTTGAGCAGGATACAAACCTGGAAGATAATTATGGCTTCGAGTCGAGCTTTAAGACATTGGACAGTTACGACTACACAAGCAttg CCACAGTGGATGTGAAACGGAATATTCATGATCTTGTGGTGAACAAGTACGGCAGCACGATTGCTGTTGTGGAGAACAATGGGGATTACGACTCTGTGGAGCAATCCGTGATTCGACTGTACAATGTGGGTCGCAAGAAGAATGTAGAGGACGAAGTTGAGGATGAAGATGATGAATCTGAAGGCTCTGAGGATGGCACAATATCTGATACTGAATCTGTTGAAG CTCTCCTGCGGGACAATGATAGAGATATGGGCGGTGAAAATGATAACGCTGAGGGAGGTAATAATGAGGGTGGTGGTGATCGACGTCAGGGCAATCGAAGAAGACGACGGCGTCAGGGAGCAAGGAGGAATTTTATGAGGGTACTTGGTCTTTCGCCACGCAGTACATCCAGCAGTGATGATTCTGGGAGTGAATTGTCTCTCATGTCTGACTCCAACAATGATGAGCAACAGGATGAGCAAGAGCAGGAAAATCAGGCTGAAGCGGAGGATTTATTTATTCCGGAGCAGGATGATGATTCGTGGACAAGTGTATCGGATTAA